In Luteimonas sp. MC1750, the following proteins share a genomic window:
- the mutS gene encoding DNA mismatch repair protein MutS, whose product MATDLQSHTPLMKQFFAAKAEHADVLLFFRMGDFYELFFDDARKAARLLDITLTQRGSSGGQPIPMAGVPHHAAEGYLARLVALGESVAICEQVGDPATSKGLVERKVVRIVTPGTVTDEALLSERRDTLLLAVSRGRDGYGLAWADLSAGRFLANEVTGDDALEAELARLDPAELLLPDEEGWPACATSRSGLRRRAPWLFDADSGRRQLLRFFELHDLTAFGIDDRPQAIAAAGALLGYVEETQKQRLPHLTSIALESSDGAIALNAATRRHLELDTRVDGEQKHTLLGVLDSTVTPMGGRLLRRWLHRPLRDRTVVGERQHAVSALLDSDAGRDLRERFRGLGDVERILSRIALRSARPRDLSTLRDALGMLPGVRTLLGPVDSPRLQALVDGLGEHAAQAALLADALVEQPPVLARDGGVFADGFDAELADLRRLSTHADQFLVELEAREREASGIPTLKVGYNRVHGYYLEVGKAHAARAPTHYTRRQTLANAERYITEELKGFEDKVLSARERALARERLLYEQLLDELNLHLESLKRCAGALAELDVLAGLAERAHALDWARPELVDAPCLEIERGRHPVVEAVRDEPFEPNDLVLGDDRRMLVITGPNMGGKSTYMRQNALIVLLAYIGSFVPAARARIGPIDRILTRIGAGDDLARGQSTFMVEMSETSHILHHATPQSLVLMDEIGRGTSTYDGLALAEACARHLAGHNRCYTLFATHYFELTALAAPGSGIANVHLDAVEHGETLVFMHAVKEGPANRSFGLQVAALAGLPRPVLRQARGRLAELEQQGPAARPPLSAEVLDAPQQYGLFSPSSAALDALAGIDPDELTPKQALEALYRLKALT is encoded by the coding sequence ATGGCAACTGACCTGCAATCCCACACGCCACTGATGAAGCAGTTCTTCGCCGCCAAGGCGGAGCACGCCGACGTGCTGCTGTTCTTTCGCATGGGCGACTTCTACGAGCTGTTCTTCGACGACGCGCGCAAGGCGGCCAGGCTGCTCGACATCACCCTGACCCAGCGCGGCAGCTCCGGCGGGCAGCCGATCCCGATGGCCGGCGTGCCGCACCATGCCGCCGAGGGCTATCTCGCGCGCCTGGTGGCGCTGGGTGAATCGGTCGCCATCTGCGAGCAGGTCGGTGACCCGGCCACCAGCAAGGGCCTGGTGGAGCGCAAGGTGGTGCGGATCGTCACGCCCGGCACGGTCACCGACGAGGCGCTGCTGTCGGAACGCCGCGACACCCTGCTGCTCGCGGTCAGCCGCGGCCGCGACGGCTATGGCCTGGCCTGGGCCGACCTGTCCGCCGGCCGCTTCCTCGCCAACGAGGTCACGGGTGACGACGCGCTGGAAGCCGAACTCGCCCGCCTCGACCCGGCCGAGCTGCTGCTGCCCGACGAGGAAGGCTGGCCGGCCTGCGCCACCTCGCGCAGCGGCCTGCGCCGGCGCGCGCCCTGGCTGTTCGACGCCGACAGCGGGCGCCGCCAGCTGCTGCGCTTCTTCGAACTGCACGACCTCACCGCCTTCGGCATCGACGACCGGCCGCAGGCGATCGCGGCGGCGGGCGCGCTGCTCGGCTACGTGGAGGAAACACAGAAGCAGCGCCTGCCCCACCTCACCTCGATCGCGCTCGAGTCCAGCGACGGCGCGATCGCGCTGAACGCGGCCACGCGCCGCCATCTCGAGCTCGACACGCGCGTCGACGGCGAGCAGAAGCACACCCTCCTCGGGGTGCTCGACAGCACGGTGACGCCGATGGGCGGACGCCTGCTCCGGCGCTGGCTGCACCGGCCGCTGCGCGACCGGACCGTCGTCGGCGAGCGCCAGCACGCCGTGTCGGCCCTGCTCGACAGCGACGCCGGACGCGACCTGCGCGAGCGCTTCCGCGGGCTCGGCGACGTGGAGCGCATCCTCTCGCGCATCGCGCTGCGCTCGGCGCGGCCGCGCGACCTGTCCACGCTGCGCGATGCGCTGGGCATGCTGCCCGGCGTGCGCACGCTGCTGGGCCCGGTGGATTCGCCGCGCCTGCAGGCGCTGGTCGACGGTCTCGGCGAGCACGCCGCGCAGGCGGCACTGCTGGCCGACGCCCTGGTGGAACAGCCACCGGTGCTGGCGCGGGACGGCGGGGTCTTTGCCGACGGCTTCGATGCGGAGCTGGCCGACCTGCGCCGGCTGTCGACCCATGCCGACCAGTTCCTGGTCGAGCTGGAGGCCCGCGAGCGCGAGGCCAGCGGCATCCCCACGCTCAAGGTCGGCTACAACCGCGTGCACGGCTATTACCTCGAGGTCGGCAAGGCGCACGCGGCCAGGGCGCCGACCCACTACACCCGGCGGCAGACGCTGGCCAACGCCGAGCGCTACATCACCGAGGAGCTGAAGGGCTTCGAGGACAAGGTGCTGTCCGCGCGCGAACGTGCGCTGGCCCGCGAGCGCCTGCTGTACGAGCAACTGCTGGACGAACTCAACCTGCACCTGGAATCGCTGAAGCGCTGTGCCGGAGCGCTCGCCGAGCTCGACGTGCTGGCGGGCCTGGCCGAGCGCGCGCATGCGCTGGACTGGGCGCGGCCCGAGCTGGTCGACGCGCCCTGCCTGGAGATCGAGCGTGGCCGCCACCCGGTGGTCGAGGCGGTGCGCGACGAGCCCTTCGAGCCCAACGACCTGGTGCTCGGCGACGACCGCCGGATGCTGGTCATCACCGGGCCCAACATGGGCGGCAAGAGCACCTACATGCGCCAGAACGCGCTGATCGTGCTGCTGGCCTACATCGGAAGCTTCGTGCCCGCCGCGCGCGCGCGGATCGGCCCGATCGACCGCATCCTGACCCGGATCGGCGCGGGCGACGACCTCGCCCGCGGGCAGTCGACCTTCATGGTCGAGATGAGCGAGACCAGCCACATCCTGCACCACGCGACGCCGCAGTCGCTGGTGCTGATGGACGAGATCGGCCGCGGCACCTCGACCTACGACGGCCTGGCGCTCGCCGAGGCCTGCGCGCGCCACCTGGCCGGCCACAACCGCTGCTACACGCTGTTCGCGACCCACTACTTCGAACTCACGGCGCTGGCCGCGCCCGGCAGCGGCATCGCCAACGTGCACCTGGACGCCGTCGAGCACGGCGAGACGCTGGTCTTCATGCACGCGGTGAAGGAAGGCCCGGCCAACCGCAGCTTCGGGCTGCAGGTGGCGGCGCTGGCCGGGCTGCCGAGGCCGGTGCTGCGCCAGGCCCGCGGCCGCCTGGCCGAACTCGAGCAGCAGGGCCCGGCCGCCCGCCCGCCGCTGTCGGCCGAGGTGCTCGACGCGCCGCAGCAGTACGGCCTGTTCTCGCCCTCATCGGCCGCCCTCGACGCGCTCGCCGGCATCGATCCCGACGAACTCACGCCCAAGCAGGCGCTGGAAGCGCTGTACCGGCTGAAGGCGCTCACGTGA
- a CDS encoding integrase has translation MSKRGQRYHLTQAQLRRLTLAERPDIDPTGKTRLVPNTKGKPYRFLLSMGGSNVSGFGVYVGKTKTTYEVQVGTGTSTKREALGSVMELTIEEAFRRAVDTRQAIRGGGDSPKRAEKTHAHALEVRSITVEECLARYIDYLSQRVVNGDRKPVSVTAVRLSLARIQRPEVGLANVQVRDLLIDEAGGVEGAKTTPRIIQAWNACRTSCMELSNQLTTEQKKTLRGMGEWWRHDAGAMEAAGFKGRYIQKALSSGLAATEHTFGDIKRAIDLVIEEEAQQAVLQKRAPELSINPTKILFKRGYFRDHTKLRAHYRKAQVRNPLGEAEGDQSLQLAMKALIGRRQHYLDAHQKVGVDYLFIVLLWALRRNEGTILRWYEDCTPGELLQETRSWVWLAPNPQERNPTTRQTGSQAFLHDTKTGTVQHIPIAYFAERILRMRWDDRLDTVENYPQRLAKAKAELAAAEARTYDEMKLAIYRKAIRRIEFQRKNVGWVFPARSIKAKEGHYKDSKSLLQYLRVDTGRLDLARDIDQGLTLHDFRRTLGRFASKHLSGRMVSELLKHFNSHGTDGEDKMSSTTAKYYSDQEWDDVRGAMAQVEEAMIRTSPRVWNYLKGADKPMLDEANDPPIQLSWRSLKNQDEEE, from the coding sequence ATGAGCAAACGCGGTCAACGCTACCACCTGACCCAGGCGCAGTTGCGCCGCCTGACGCTGGCCGAGCGTCCCGACATCGATCCGACCGGCAAGACCAGGTTGGTACCCAACACCAAGGGCAAGCCTTACCGCTTCCTCTTGTCCATGGGTGGCAGCAACGTCTCCGGCTTTGGCGTGTACGTCGGCAAGACCAAGACCACCTATGAGGTCCAGGTCGGCACTGGCACGAGCACCAAGCGCGAGGCGCTGGGCAGTGTCATGGAGCTGACCATTGAGGAAGCCTTCCGGCGGGCTGTGGATACTCGCCAAGCCATCCGGGGTGGAGGGGACAGCCCCAAGCGGGCGGAAAAAACCCATGCCCATGCCTTGGAAGTTCGGTCGATTACGGTGGAGGAGTGCCTGGCTCGCTACATCGACTATCTGAGCCAACGGGTGGTCAACGGCGACCGCAAGCCCGTCAGCGTTACGGCTGTGCGGTTGAGCCTGGCCCGCATCCAGCGGCCTGAGGTGGGCCTGGCCAACGTCCAAGTCCGGGACCTGCTCATTGATGAGGCTGGTGGAGTGGAGGGGGCAAAGACCACGCCCCGGATCATCCAGGCATGGAACGCTTGCCGGACTAGCTGCATGGAGCTGTCCAACCAACTGACCACCGAGCAGAAGAAGACGCTGCGGGGGATGGGAGAGTGGTGGAGGCACGATGCCGGGGCAATGGAAGCCGCGGGCTTCAAGGGCCGGTACATCCAGAAGGCGCTGTCGTCAGGTCTTGCGGCCACCGAGCACACGTTCGGAGACATCAAGCGGGCAATCGATCTGGTCATCGAGGAGGAAGCCCAGCAGGCAGTTCTCCAGAAGCGTGCCCCCGAGTTGTCCATCAACCCGACCAAAATTCTGTTCAAGCGGGGCTACTTCCGCGACCACACCAAGCTGCGGGCTCATTACCGCAAGGCTCAGGTGCGCAATCCCTTGGGTGAGGCCGAGGGCGATCAGTCGCTGCAGCTGGCGATGAAGGCGCTCATCGGCCGGCGTCAGCACTACCTGGACGCCCATCAAAAGGTCGGCGTGGACTACCTGTTCATCGTGCTGCTGTGGGCCCTGCGTCGCAACGAGGGCACGATCCTGCGCTGGTACGAAGACTGTACGCCCGGAGAGCTGCTCCAGGAGACGCGGTCATGGGTGTGGCTTGCCCCCAACCCTCAGGAGCGAAACCCCACCACCCGCCAGACCGGGTCCCAGGCGTTTCTCCACGACACGAAAACCGGCACCGTCCAGCACATCCCCATTGCGTACTTCGCAGAACGGATCCTGCGCATGCGCTGGGATGACCGCCTGGACACCGTCGAAAACTACCCTCAGCGGCTGGCTAAGGCCAAGGCAGAGCTTGCCGCTGCCGAGGCTCGCACGTACGACGAGATGAAGCTTGCGATCTACCGGAAGGCCATCCGGAGGATCGAGTTCCAGCGCAAGAACGTCGGCTGGGTCTTTCCCGCTCGCTCGATCAAGGCCAAGGAAGGGCACTACAAGGACAGCAAGTCTCTGCTCCAGTACCTGCGCGTGGATACCGGGCGGCTGGACCTGGCCCGGGACATCGACCAGGGCCTGACGTTACACGACTTCCGCCGCACCCTGGGCCGCTTCGCCTCAAAGCACCTGTCCGGGCGGATGGTTTCCGAGTTGCTCAAGCACTTCAATAGCCATGGCACCGATGGGGAGGACAAGATGTCCTCCACCACGGCCAAGTACTACTCCGACCAGGAATGGGACGATGTGCGCGGGGCCATGGCACAGGTGGAGGAGGCCATGATCCGGACGTCTCCTCGGGTGTGGAACTACCTCAAGGGCGCTGACAAGCCGATGCTGGACGAAGCCAACGACCCGCCCATCCAGCTGTCCTGGCGCTCGCTGAAAAATCAGGACGAGGAAGAATGA
- a CDS encoding class I SAM-dependent DNA methyltransferase, whose protein sequence is MTPNEFIDKWRGGGKERAEAQSFFNDLCHLVRHQTPREADPTRTWFAFEYGAEKTVGGKGFADAWKKGYFGWEAKGTGRSLQDAYVQLKMYSDDLQNPPLLVVSDLHAFEIHTNFTNTVKEVHRFTIEDLVQPQIFRKVRAMFHNPEELRPGTKRSDITKEAAQKFADLAWDLRNRGHAALEVAHFLNRLVFCMFAEDIGLLPDQLFTRMVAASQNDPEAFQTNAAQLFEAMRKGGQAGFVKVEWFNGGLFNDDSTLPLNREELRTLLAACHLSWDQIDPSIFGTLFERGLDPEKRSQLGAHYTDPETIMRLVRPVVIEPLLAQWGEEKLAIAELMEKANLHGSLQGLSKAEKASRTLAHNQAKQRFSDFLDRLRAFTVLDPACGSGNFLFMSLRALKDLEHRVMIEGSELGLERQILGVGPAQVMGIELNEYAAELARITVWIGELQWMVQNGYGARKNPILHPLDQIQCRDALINDDDTETEWPEADAILGNPPFIGGHRMRSELGEEYTDQVRAMYAGRVSSGADFVCFWFEKARQAIVDGRTTRAGLVATNSIRHGKNRLVLGRIKSDMEITAAWSSLEWWDNGTAVDVSLIAFAQAPTPDAVLDGRPVPEITSSLTELVHHDIAKAPRLPANRGVSFQGVIPRAELKRTQRVKLGLDLPPASFNLEGPVARQMLVQPSTPGGEPMSAVIRPYMIADDITDRPYDRFTINFGTRTQAEASMFDGPFKAIENVRLHRAHMKEKNDRESWWLMSRPRPKMVSALEGLSRYIAIPRHSKHYVCSWVHPAVLPDSALVVVAKDDDATFGILQSSIHKVWGLRQGSALENRPRYTHTSSFETFPFPEGMTPDLSSEEIQRSPFAENIATAAKALVQARDRWLNPPEWAEFHDEVVPDFPPYIIAKPGHERDLAGRTMTSLYNEMPAWLASLHHTLDVAVAQAYGWTWPMEEEDILRALFEMSASLGEGADNDEASEDKDE, encoded by the coding sequence ATGACGCCTAACGAATTCATCGACAAGTGGCGAGGTGGTGGCAAGGAGCGAGCCGAAGCACAGTCGTTCTTCAACGATTTGTGCCATCTGGTGCGGCATCAGACGCCCAGGGAAGCCGACCCCACACGCACTTGGTTCGCCTTCGAGTATGGGGCGGAGAAAACTGTCGGGGGCAAAGGGTTTGCCGATGCCTGGAAGAAGGGTTATTTCGGCTGGGAAGCGAAGGGCACGGGGCGCAGCCTCCAAGACGCCTATGTCCAGTTGAAGATGTACTCCGATGACCTGCAGAACCCGCCACTGCTGGTGGTTTCGGACCTTCATGCCTTCGAAATCCACACCAACTTCACCAACACGGTCAAAGAAGTCCACCGCTTCACCATTGAGGACTTGGTACAGCCCCAGATCTTCCGCAAGGTCCGGGCGATGTTCCACAACCCCGAGGAGCTGCGTCCCGGGACGAAGCGCTCGGATATCACTAAGGAAGCCGCTCAGAAGTTCGCGGATTTGGCCTGGGATCTACGCAATCGAGGGCACGCTGCTCTGGAAGTGGCCCACTTCCTCAACCGCTTGGTCTTTTGCATGTTCGCCGAAGACATCGGCTTGCTTCCAGACCAGTTGTTCACCCGGATGGTGGCCGCCTCCCAGAATGATCCGGAAGCGTTCCAGACCAATGCCGCACAGTTGTTCGAGGCCATGCGCAAGGGTGGTCAGGCGGGCTTTGTAAAGGTCGAGTGGTTCAACGGTGGGCTGTTCAACGACGACTCCACCCTACCGCTGAACCGGGAAGAGCTGCGAACGCTGCTGGCTGCCTGCCATCTGTCCTGGGACCAGATCGACCCGTCCATCTTCGGCACTCTCTTTGAGCGCGGACTGGATCCGGAGAAGCGCTCGCAGCTTGGTGCGCATTACACAGACCCTGAAACAATCATGCGGCTTGTCCGGCCCGTGGTGATTGAACCATTGCTGGCCCAATGGGGCGAAGAGAAGCTGGCCATTGCTGAGCTGATGGAGAAGGCCAATCTCCATGGATCCCTGCAGGGGTTGAGCAAGGCCGAAAAGGCCTCACGAACGCTTGCACACAATCAGGCCAAGCAGCGCTTCTCAGATTTCCTCGATCGTCTGCGCGCTTTCACTGTCCTGGATCCGGCCTGCGGTTCTGGCAACTTCTTGTTCATGTCTCTGCGGGCGCTCAAGGACCTCGAGCACCGTGTGATGATTGAAGGCTCCGAGTTGGGGTTGGAGCGCCAGATCCTCGGCGTTGGCCCAGCCCAGGTCATGGGCATTGAGTTGAATGAGTATGCCGCTGAGCTCGCGCGTATCACTGTGTGGATTGGCGAGCTTCAATGGATGGTGCAAAACGGCTACGGAGCCAGGAAGAACCCCATCCTCCATCCTCTGGACCAGATCCAGTGTCGGGATGCATTGATCAACGACGACGACACTGAGACCGAGTGGCCTGAGGCTGACGCGATCCTGGGCAACCCTCCTTTTATCGGCGGGCATAGGATGCGCAGTGAGTTGGGGGAGGAATACACCGATCAGGTGCGGGCAATGTACGCGGGGCGAGTGTCTTCCGGCGCCGACTTCGTTTGCTTCTGGTTCGAGAAGGCAAGGCAAGCCATTGTCGATGGCCGGACTACCAGGGCCGGCCTCGTGGCCACCAACAGCATCCGCCACGGCAAGAACCGCCTCGTGCTGGGTCGCATCAAATCCGATATGGAAATCACGGCCGCCTGGAGCAGCTTGGAGTGGTGGGACAACGGAACGGCAGTTGATGTCTCCCTGATCGCTTTCGCCCAAGCTCCAACTCCTGACGCAGTTCTCGACGGCAGGCCGGTACCCGAGATCACCTCCAGCCTCACTGAGCTGGTTCACCACGATATTGCCAAGGCACCAAGACTGCCAGCCAACCGAGGCGTGTCATTCCAAGGTGTCATCCCAAGGGCTGAACTGAAACGAACGCAGCGGGTCAAGCTCGGGCTTGATCTGCCGCCGGCTAGTTTCAATCTGGAAGGGCCGGTGGCCCGCCAGATGCTCGTCCAGCCCAGTACACCTGGTGGGGAGCCCATGTCAGCAGTCATTCGGCCCTACATGATTGCCGATGACATCACCGACCGGCCATACGACAGGTTCACCATCAATTTCGGCACCCGTACCCAAGCCGAAGCTTCGATGTTCGATGGGCCCTTCAAAGCAATCGAGAACGTGCGCCTCCATCGGGCTCATATGAAGGAGAAGAATGATCGGGAGAGTTGGTGGCTGATGTCCCGGCCCAGACCAAAAATGGTCTCCGCTCTTGAAGGTCTTTCCCGGTATATCGCCATCCCTCGCCACTCGAAGCACTATGTTTGCTCCTGGGTCCATCCGGCGGTCCTGCCCGATAGTGCACTGGTGGTAGTCGCCAAGGACGACGATGCCACCTTCGGCATCCTCCAGTCCTCCATCCATAAGGTATGGGGCCTGCGTCAAGGTAGCGCGTTGGAGAACCGACCTCGCTACACCCACACGTCCTCGTTTGAGACCTTCCCATTTCCTGAGGGAATGACTCCAGATCTTTCCTCCGAGGAAATTCAGCGCAGCCCATTCGCAGAGAACATCGCCACGGCCGCCAAGGCGCTAGTCCAGGCAAGAGATCGCTGGCTCAATCCCCCGGAATGGGCTGAGTTTCACGACGAAGTCGTTCCTGACTTCCCTCCCTATATCATCGCCAAGCCGGGCCACGAGAGGGACCTGGCGGGTCGCACGATGACCAGCCTGTACAACGAGATGCCGGCGTGGCTGGCATCGCTCCACCACACGCTCGATGTGGCGGTCGCACAGGCTTACGGCTGGACTTGGCCGATGGAGGAAGAAGATATCTTGCGTGCCCTGTTTGAAATGAGCGCTTCGCTAGGCGAAGGCGCCGACAACGACGAGGCCTCGGAGGATAAGGATGAGTAG
- a CDS encoding Y-family DNA polymerase has translation MYGLIDGNNFYVSCERVFDPKLRGKPTVVLGNADGCAIAISPEAKALGVKMGTPIFQVSREVRAQLQVRSANFALYGDLSGRIVSILREMFPRVEVYSIDENFVDVAGIKDVEALALEARERILRWVGIPCCVGLGATRTLAKAGNKLSKDQSKRALNAGKLAVFHATPDNIDALAVGDVWGVGSRYAARLAQEGVRTAADLAALPEHHIRARYGVVLARTHAELRGIPCADLELEEPDRKQIVVSRTFGRDVSDPQAIFDALATFSTVACERMRGRGLAAGAMWVWLSGNPHKGDSFHASRAVPLPFPTQDTGEVIRAAGFLARSMMKPEQAYKRAGVGLTDLVRADARQPDLFFGPDLKREANMAVMDKINAKFGRGTLGVGTAGWRIGGVPFQKGKPADQWRPTLKSLSPSYTTKWSDLLRVR, from the coding sequence ATGTACGGCCTGATCGACGGCAACAATTTTTACGTGTCCTGCGAACGGGTGTTCGATCCGAAGCTGCGGGGTAAGCCCACGGTTGTGCTGGGCAACGCTGACGGCTGTGCCATTGCCATCTCGCCGGAGGCCAAGGCCCTGGGGGTGAAGATGGGCACACCGATCTTCCAGGTCAGTCGAGAGGTTCGCGCCCAGCTGCAGGTGCGCTCAGCCAACTTCGCCTTGTACGGGGATCTGTCCGGTCGGATTGTGTCCATCCTCCGTGAGATGTTCCCCCGGGTGGAGGTGTACTCCATCGATGAGAACTTCGTTGATGTGGCGGGGATCAAGGATGTTGAAGCGCTGGCCCTGGAAGCTCGAGAGCGAATTTTGCGCTGGGTGGGCATCCCCTGCTGTGTGGGGCTGGGCGCCACGCGCACCTTGGCCAAGGCCGGAAACAAACTGTCCAAGGACCAATCCAAGCGGGCACTCAACGCCGGGAAGCTTGCAGTCTTCCACGCCACCCCGGACAACATAGACGCCCTTGCAGTCGGCGATGTCTGGGGTGTTGGCTCTCGCTACGCCGCCCGCTTAGCCCAGGAAGGCGTTCGCACTGCGGCCGACCTGGCCGCTCTCCCCGAGCATCACATCCGGGCACGCTATGGAGTGGTGCTGGCCCGGACGCATGCGGAGCTGCGAGGCATCCCCTGCGCCGACCTCGAGCTCGAAGAGCCCGACCGCAAGCAAATCGTGGTCTCCCGCACCTTCGGCCGCGATGTTTCCGACCCGCAAGCGATCTTCGACGCACTGGCCACCTTCTCCACCGTGGCCTGTGAGCGCATGCGGGGCCGAGGGCTGGCAGCGGGCGCGATGTGGGTGTGGCTGAGCGGCAACCCCCACAAGGGAGACAGCTTCCACGCCAGTCGAGCCGTGCCGCTTCCCTTCCCCACGCAAGACACAGGCGAAGTCATCCGGGCTGCTGGCTTTCTGGCCCGATCGATGATGAAGCCGGAGCAGGCGTACAAACGAGCCGGCGTTGGCCTGACGGATCTGGTGCGCGCAGATGCCAGGCAGCCCGATCTGTTCTTCGGTCCCGACCTCAAGAGAGAGGCCAACATGGCCGTTATGGACAAGATCAACGCGAAATTCGGCCGAGGGACGTTGGGCGTTGGCACAGCCGGCTGGCGTATCGGTGGCGTGCCTTTTCAAAAAGGGAAGCCAGCAGACCAGTGGAGGCCGACCCTGAAATCGCTGTCGCCCTCATACACGACGAAGTGGAGCGATCTGCTGCGGGTGAGGTAG
- the umuD gene encoding translesion error-prone DNA polymerase V autoproteolytic subunit, whose amino-acid sequence MLSTELPSPPTLIGPLTDFSRLPLPALRQRVACGFPSPAEDFFVEEDRLDLNTKLVANPAATFLAWADTGGSMVDFGIQDGDLLVIDRSVRARHGHTVLVLWEGGFMVKKLDIQGGRIRLLASRGVPAIEVGEGVELDVWGVVRWSLTKHV is encoded by the coding sequence ATGCTCTCCACTGAACTTCCCAGCCCGCCGACCCTGATCGGCCCCCTGACGGACTTCTCCCGCCTGCCCCTGCCTGCGCTTCGGCAGCGGGTGGCCTGTGGCTTCCCCTCCCCGGCTGAGGATTTCTTCGTTGAAGAAGACCGGCTGGACCTGAACACCAAGCTGGTGGCCAACCCTGCCGCCACATTCTTGGCCTGGGCCGACACGGGCGGGAGCATGGTCGACTTCGGGATCCAGGACGGGGATTTGCTGGTCATCGACCGCTCCGTCCGAGCCCGCCACGGGCACACGGTCTTGGTGCTGTGGGAAGGCGGCTTCATGGTCAAGAAACTAGATATCCAGGGCGGCCGGATCCGGCTGCTGGCCAGCCGCGGCGTGCCTGCCATTGAGGTGGGCGAAGGCGTGGAGCTGGATGTTTGGGGTGTGGTGCGCTGGTCGCTGACCAAGCACGTCTGA
- a CDS encoding SOS response-associated peptidase family protein, with protein MCYSAEAWTLYDSYVATFGADIDIKAFWELYLGRDEAYRVRQKLSDGTKIPKGMDLNFLRPKTELERNIQDLIGEWNGRKLAESEAELAKQQARLEAAEAKLATKPTKTAANEQRIATNKIAQMERWIADAKRTSHKPAQDDRIFPFWYAPVLLVEDGKPIIRPMRYLCRPQGMAASTDYTKDGKASGKYNARRDNLTKFWRRQFGSTHALMLAETFYENVDNGRGGSKEIQFRPRTGETMYIACLYSHWTDPKGEEPDLWSFAAITDEPEAEVAAAGHDRTIINIKPEHAMAWLTPEGRTDEELFAIFDDKRHPYYEVIKQAA; from the coding sequence ATGTGCTACTCGGCAGAAGCCTGGACGCTTTACGATTCCTATGTGGCCACCTTCGGGGCTGACATCGACATCAAGGCATTCTGGGAGTTGTACTTGGGCCGGGATGAGGCTTATCGGGTCCGGCAGAAGCTGTCCGACGGGACGAAAATTCCCAAAGGCATGGATCTGAACTTCCTCAGGCCCAAGACCGAACTGGAACGAAACATCCAGGACCTGATCGGGGAGTGGAACGGCCGCAAGCTCGCCGAAAGCGAGGCAGAGTTGGCCAAGCAGCAAGCCCGCCTGGAAGCGGCCGAAGCCAAGCTTGCCACCAAGCCCACGAAGACCGCGGCCAACGAGCAGCGGATCGCCACGAACAAGATTGCCCAGATGGAGCGCTGGATTGCCGACGCCAAGCGCACCAGCCACAAGCCTGCCCAGGACGATCGGATCTTTCCGTTCTGGTATGCCCCGGTGCTACTGGTCGAGGACGGCAAGCCGATCATCCGGCCAATGCGCTATCTGTGCCGGCCCCAGGGTATGGCAGCGTCGACCGACTACACCAAGGACGGCAAGGCGTCTGGGAAGTACAACGCCAGGCGGGACAACCTGACCAAATTCTGGCGCCGGCAGTTCGGCTCCACCCATGCCCTGATGCTGGCCGAGACCTTCTACGAAAACGTCGACAACGGCCGTGGTGGATCCAAGGAAATCCAGTTCCGTCCGCGCACCGGCGAGACGATGTACATCGCCTGCCTGTACTCGCACTGGACAGATCCGAAAGGCGAAGAGCCTGACCTGTGGTCGTTCGCTGCCATTACCGATGAACCGGAGGCGGAAGTCGCTGCTGCAGGCCACGATCGGACCATCATCAACATCAAGCCCGAGCACGCCATGGCTTGGCTGACACCTGAGGGCAGAACCGACGAGGAGCTGTTCGCGATCTTCGACGACAAGCGCCATCCGTACTACGAAGTCATCAAGCAGGCGGCTTGA